From the genome of Bacteroidota bacterium, one region includes:
- a CDS encoding leucine-rich repeat domain-containing protein has translation MKNHIKKASLLAVYILLLFNPLFSQTEEGDFSLYDPKNVYSNFELALKDSLKVVHLNQRNQYLSQIPEGISKFKNLQAYSVMKNEIKVLSDELFELPELKELLIRDNQIKHIPAKIKQLKNLEVLEAQKNLYDSLPEEVAELPKLKKLNVEKCKLVKLPANLGKLKSLQILSANYNSLETLPASADKLKNMKHLELNYNKITRFPECIASMKKLDALYLEDNGLENVSADIDNLKNLTVLVLTSNNLKQLPESITKLKKLESLMISFNQLTVLPKNLHKLKNLKTLIAIGNNFSSEEKERIKKALPDCDIRFE, from the coding sequence ATGAAAAATCACATAAAAAAAGCCTCGCTACTAGCAGTATATATTTTACTACTGTTCAACCCTTTGTTTTCACAAACAGAAGAGGGAGACTTTAGCCTGTACGACCCCAAAAACGTTTACAGCAATTTTGAACTGGCTTTAAAAGATTCGTTAAAGGTGGTGCACCTTAACCAACGTAACCAATACCTCTCGCAAATTCCTGAGGGTATTAGCAAGTTTAAAAACTTGCAAGCGTACAGTGTGATGAAAAATGAAATTAAGGTGCTTAGCGACGAATTATTTGAGCTACCTGAATTAAAGGAGTTACTGATTAGGGATAACCAGATTAAACACATCCCCGCAAAAATTAAGCAACTAAAGAACCTTGAGGTGCTTGAGGCTCAAAAAAACCTGTACGACAGCTTGCCCGAAGAGGTTGCTGAATTACCAAAACTAAAAAAGCTGAATGTTGAAAAATGTAAGCTGGTGAAACTGCCTGCAAACCTTGGTAAACTTAAATCGCTGCAAATACTATCCGCCAACTACAATAGCTTGGAAACATTACCAGCCAGTGCCGATAAGTTGAAAAACATGAAGCACCTGGAATTGAATTATAATAAGATTACCCGTTTTCCTGAGTGCATTGCCTCTATGAAAAAACTGGATGCCTTATACCTTGAGGATAATGGTTTGGAAAATGTGAGTGCTGATATCGATAACCTTAAGAATCTTACTGTGTTGGTTTTAACATCAAACAACCTTAAACAACTGCCCGAAAGCATTACCAAATTAAAGAAGCTTGAATCGTTGATGATTAGCTTTAACCAATTAACCGTATTGCCTAAAAACCTGCACAAACTTAAGAACCTTAAAACGTTGATAGCCATTGGTAATAACTTTAGCAGCGAAGAAAAAGAGCGCATTAAAAAAGCACTACCCGACTGCGATATACGTTTTGAGTAA
- a CDS encoding T9SS type A sorting domain-containing protein, with protein MKKTLLIASFVALSFSVSAQDTITNRGFERWTPSGKPAPFDWQEPEAWTSSNGLTEFIGAAVTKTQYPNTISNQVKIKTLNVFGNAVPGLLINGDFTLNVSDTGTLPLLGGVPWSAGNKTILYGLYNFTATDTTDSAMAIVMFKHYDNFNNVPVADAGGSTLLPPTGPGMFPFTVDISQITFNTPDSMVITLVSSKEDNFKMGGELTVDFVSFDQPLAVKPIANTNITVYPNPATNLVSVWGVESGLPYNVLDITGKQLISGTTTSYTSIDVDHLDNGCYIININGATTRFIKE; from the coding sequence ATGAAAAAAACACTACTTATCGCATCTTTCGTTGCATTATCGTTTTCGGTTTCAGCGCAAGATACTATTACCAACCGCGGCTTTGAACGTTGGACACCTTCGGGAAAACCGGCTCCGTTTGACTGGCAAGAACCAGAAGCGTGGACCAGCAGTAACGGTCTTACTGAGTTTATTGGTGCAGCAGTTACCAAAACCCAGTACCCTAACACTATTTCTAATCAAGTAAAAATAAAAACACTGAATGTGTTTGGAAATGCCGTACCGGGTTTACTTATAAATGGTGATTTTACTTTGAATGTTAGCGACACCGGAACATTGCCACTATTAGGCGGTGTACCTTGGTCTGCGGGCAATAAAACTATATTGTACGGTTTATACAATTTTACCGCAACGGATACTACCGACTCAGCAATGGCCATCGTAATGTTTAAACATTATGACAACTTTAATAATGTACCTGTTGCTGATGCAGGCGGTTCAACTTTATTACCGCCAACAGGTCCCGGCATGTTCCCATTCACGGTGGATATTTCACAAATAACGTTTAATACCCCTGATTCTATGGTAATCACCCTTGTTTCAAGTAAAGAAGACAACTTTAAAATGGGTGGTGAACTAACTGTAGACTTTGTAAGCTTTGACCAACCGTTGGCAGTAAAACCGATTGCTAATACCAATATTACCGTCTACCCAAACCCTGCTACCAATTTAGTTTCGGTATGGGGAGTAGAAAGCGGTTTGCCATACAACGTGCTTGACATTACCGGTAAACAGCTAATCAGCGGAACAACTACCTCTTATACTTCAATTGATGTTGACCACCTTGACAACGGCTGTTACATCATAAATATAAACGGTGCTACTACCCGCTTTATCAAAGAATAA
- a CDS encoding HIT family protein, producing MASIFTKIINREIPGHIIAETSDYIAFLDVFPLRMGHTLVVPKQEVDYIFDMEDDALAGLQLFAKKVAKAIKSAVPCKRIGVAVIGLEVPHTHMHLVPMDEVGDINFTKPKLKPEASELTAMAAAIKAAYDAL from the coding sequence ATGGCAAGTATATTCACCAAAATCATTAACCGCGAAATTCCGGGCCATATAATTGCTGAAACCAGCGATTACATTGCTTTTTTAGATGTTTTCCCTTTGCGTATGGGCCATACTTTGGTGGTGCCTAAACAAGAAGTTGATTACATTTTTGATATGGAAGATGATGCATTAGCAGGCTTGCAGTTATTTGCCAAAAAAGTAGCAAAAGCAATAAAGTCGGCAGTGCCTTGCAAACGTATCGGAGTTGCTGTGATTGGACTGGAAGTGCCGCATACACACATGCACTTAGTACCGATGGATGAGGTGGGTGATATTAACTTTACCAAGCCAAAACTAAAACCCGAAGCTAGTGAGTTAACCGCAATGGCAGCAGCCATCAAAGCTGCTTATGATGCGTTGTAA
- the greA gene encoding transcription elongation factor GreA has protein sequence MAEVHYFTKEGLDKLKAEIHHMKTVERPSISRQIAEARDKGDLSENAEYDAAKEAQGLLEAKIAEMETMLANARLLDESLIDNSKVMILSKVTLKNLKNNAKITYTLVTEKEADLKSGKISVKSPIGAGLIGKTVGESVQIQAPAGILEFEVLEIGR, from the coding sequence ATGGCAGAGGTACATTATTTTACTAAAGAAGGATTAGACAAGCTAAAGGCTGAAATCCATCACATGAAAACCGTTGAGCGACCCTCAATTTCAAGACAAATTGCGGAGGCTAGGGACAAGGGCGACCTTTCGGAAAATGCAGAATACGATGCAGCCAAAGAGGCTCAAGGATTACTTGAGGCCAAAATTGCCGAGATGGAAACCATGCTGGCTAATGCACGCTTGTTGGATGAGAGTTTGATTGACAATTCAAAAGTGATGATTTTGAGTAAGGTGACTCTTAAAAACCTTAAGAACAACGCTAAAATCACCTATACTTTAGTAACTGAAAAAGAAGCCGATCTTAAAAGCGGTAAGATATCTGTTAAATCTCCTATCGGTGCAGGCCTTATTGGCAAAACGGTAGGCGAATCGGTACAGATACAAGCCCCCGCAGGCATATTGGAGTTTGAAGTACTTGAAATCGGACGCTAA
- a CDS encoding PorV/PorQ family protein: MKKLIKHTLIVAGITACVINARGGNPDRAGQAGATELQVNSWARSSGWGGVNSASIRGLESTTLNVAGLAHLSSTEVIAARTNWLVPSGININNIGLGQRVSESGVLALTITSIGFGDIPITTVSQPEGGLGTFRPQFINIGLGYAHRFSSSITGGLLLRAISQEVVNVKAQGFAIDAGIQYATTSVKRTIGNPKFSKGRYREDMRFGIALRNVGPDMVFRGDGLSITGSINDASYSSTLENRASKFNLPSLLNIGFAYDFRLDKDSNSYFHRLTAATNFTSNTFSKNQLGVGLEYSYKEFIMFRAGFNYEDGLFNAEERTNALTGFAGGVTLEVPFSSNTIGIDYSYRSTNPFQGIHSFGLRLALGND, translated from the coding sequence ATGAAAAAACTTATAAAGCATACGTTGATAGTAGCAGGTATCACTGCCTGTGTTATAAATGCAAGGGGTGGTAACCCTGACCGTGCCGGACAAGCCGGGGCAACCGAACTGCAAGTAAACAGTTGGGCCCGCAGCTCAGGATGGGGCGGTGTAAACTCAGCCTCTATCAGGGGGCTTGAGTCAACCACACTTAACGTAGCGGGTTTGGCCCACTTATCTTCTACTGAAGTGATAGCAGCCCGCACCAATTGGTTAGTGCCTTCGGGAATTAACATTAACAACATTGGTTTGGGCCAAAGGGTGAGCGAAAGCGGAGTATTGGCATTAACCATTACCTCAATAGGTTTTGGTGATATACCCATCACTACCGTTAGCCAACCCGAAGGTGGTTTAGGTACCTTCAGGCCACAGTTCATCAACATCGGTTTGGGATACGCTCACAGGTTCTCATCATCTATTACAGGTGGTTTGTTACTTAGGGCTATTTCGCAAGAGGTGGTGAACGTAAAAGCACAAGGTTTTGCTATTGATGCAGGTATCCAATACGCTACCACCTCAGTAAAACGTACCATTGGTAACCCAAAGTTCTCTAAAGGTCGCTACCGCGAGGATATGCGTTTTGGTATTGCTTTGCGTAACGTAGGTCCTGACATGGTTTTCCGTGGTGATGGTTTATCTATCACAGGTTCTATAAACGACGCTTCTTACTCAAGCACTTTAGAAAACCGTGCGTCTAAATTCAACCTACCTTCGTTGCTAAACATTGGTTTTGCATACGATTTCAGGTTGGATAAAGACAGCAACAGCTACTTCCACAGGTTAACAGCGGCTACTAACTTTACTTCAAACACATTTTCTAAAAACCAATTAGGTGTTGGTCTTGAATATTCTTACAAAGAGTTTATCATGTTCCGCGCCGGTTTTAACTACGAAGATGGTTTGTTTAATGCTGAAGAACGTACTAACGCACTTACCGGTTTTGCCGGTGGTGTTACACTTGAAGTACCTTTCTCAAGCAACACAATTGGTATCGATTATTCATACCGTAGCACAAACCCTTTCCAAGGTATTCACTCATTCGGGTTACGCCTTGCTTTGGGTAATGACTGA